The Desulfovibrio fairfieldensis sequence TTCCTTTCCCCATATCAATCGACAAATATTCAAGATTTTTGGCGACGATGGCATATTACACTTTCACTTTGGCTTAGAGACTATCTCTATATTCCATTAGGTGGAAGTCGTAAAGGGACTCCACGCACACTTTGTAATATTCTTGTAACATTCTTATTGGGCGGGCTATGGCACGGTGCAGCCTGGACATTTGTTCTCTGGGGTGCTCTACATGGCACCGCATTAGTTCTTCACCGTCTCTGGGCGCATGTATGGAAACGTCAGATGCCGCGGTTCTGCGGCTGGTTGTTTATGTTCATCTTTCTTAATTTTGCCTGGACTGCTTTTCGCGTACCCGACTTTAAACGATTTGGAAAATTCTTGGACGCTTGGCTGGGATACAACGGCTTTTGGTTCAGGGCGTCCTGGCGCGAAGCAGCCATCGAGGCAAGTAATATGCCCTCATTCCACCTAATATGTCTTTTTGTCCTTACAGCCCTCTGGATTACTCTTTGCCGGCCCAACTCTTCACAAATCCTCCTCAAGGCAGCAAACTATCGTTTATGGCTTGCAGTTATCCTTACATCCATCAGCGTATTTGCACTGTTAATTCCTCAGACGCACCAAGAATTTATCTATAGCCAATTTTGAGGCTTTACTATGGCAAACACATTTATTGACTATAAAAAATATACCTATAGGTACATTAGGACTGTTTTTATAGTCATTTTAATAATATTTATTTTTTTATTGTCTATTCTATATATAATTGATCCGTTGCAAGTATTTCACAAATCTTTTTTCTATCATAATAGACTCTCTCCACATATGCGTGAACAAGCAGCAGGGATCATCAATAATTATACATTTGATTCTATTATCATTGGCACATCGATGCTGGAAAATACCTCTTCTGGTGAAGCATCACAAAAACTTGGCGGTGTGTTCGTTAATATCTCAATAAGTGGAGGTGATTTTTATGAACGAGCAATTATCCTAAAGTATGCACTTAAAAAAGGCATCAGGCAGGTTATTTACTCTCTTGATACATATTATTTAGACTGTAGAAAGGGTCAGCCTCAATATCCACCTGAGCTTTGGGATTTTTTATATGATGATATTATACTAAATGATTTTAGAATATATTTTACAAAGAAATATTTATTAACCGCTGGTAATCCTAGAACCTTAACCCGACCGGCGGCACTTGATCGTCCAAACGCATGGTTCTGCCAGTATAAAAACCGCTTTGGTGGGCTTGAGAATTGGATAAAGGACTGGCAAAAAGAGGATATGAAAAAATTTTTAACTAAAGAACTTCCAAAATCTGCTATACTTGCTAGTAAAAAAAAGACAAAAAAGATAACTAATAGTTATAAAAAAGTAGAGATAGAAAAGTATATAAATAAATTTATAATAGATATAATATCGCAATATAAATCGACTATTTTCCATTTTATATTTCCGCCATACTATAAATATAGATATGCAACTATGCTTCAAAATGATCCTGAGAGTTTTCTATTACATCAATATGCGATAAATTATATCGTCAATAGGACTCACAAGATGAGAAATGTATATATTTATGGATTTGAAGACCAGCCTTTCACATATGAAATATCAAACTATAAAGATACTGTTCACTACAATGAAGACATTAATAGCTTTTTTCTTGATTCAATTGCTAATAAAAAGTATATATTAACAACACATAATGTCGAGCAATATCTCAAAACATGCTATTTACAAGCTTATAATTTTAACATTGTCAAACTAAACGATGAGGCACAGCGCATGCTGAAAGAAATTCGTACAGAAAACTGAATATTATCAATATATTAATATAATATTTTTTAGCAAGTTCGTATAATATACACAGATGTTGCTAAACATATCCACACGCTTTATGCTTTTCGGGCGAGAGACAAGGGCTCCCTTCTGGACTTGATTGCCTTAAATAGTTATGGGGAAATCATGCAACTGAACACCGCCTTTCAGGATCCCCAACTCTGCCGCGGTCTCCTGCAGCGCCTGGAACGCGCCCTGGACGGGCGCTCCATGCGTTTCATGGAGGTCTGCGGCACGCATACGGTAGCCATTTTCCAGAGCGGCCTGCGCTCCCTGCTGCCCGCCTCGGTCACCCACCTTTCCGGGCCGGGCTGTCCGGTCTGCGTGACGCACGACGCGGAAGTGGCGGCCTTCCTGGACCTGGCCGGTCGGGACAGGGTCATTGTGGCCACATTCGGCGATCTGCTGCGCGTGCCGGGGCCCGGCGGGCGCAGCCTCAAGCATGCCCAGGCCCAGGGCGCGCGCGTGGAAATCGTCTACTCGCCCCTGGACGCCCTGAGTCTGGCCGCGGCCAATCCCAACGACACAGTGGTTTTTCTGGGCATCGGCTTTGAGACCACCGCGCCCACGGTGGCGGCCACCCTGCTCACGGCCCGCCGGCGCAAGATCGAAAATTTCTGCGTGCTTTCCCTGCACAAACTGGTGCCCCCGGCCCTGCGCGCCCTGCTGGACGACGCCTCCTGCGCGGTGGAGGCCTTTCTGCTGCCCGGCCACGTCTCCACCATTCTGGGTTTGCAGCCCTACGGCTTTCTGGCCTCGGAATACCATGTGCCGGGCGTGGTGGGCGGTTTTGAACCGGCGGACATCCTCCTGGCCCTCTGCCTCATGGCCGAACAACTGCGGGACAAGGCCCCGGCCGTGGTCAACGCCTATCCCCGCGCTGTGGACGACACGGGCAATCCCAAGGCGCGCGCCCTGCTGGAGCAGTTTTTCCAGCCCGCCGACGCGCTCTGGCGCGGCTTGGGCCGCATCCCTCAAAGCGGCCTGGCCCTGCGGCCCGAATACGCGGATCTCGACGCCATGGCCCGCCTGGACCTGCGCCTGCCCGAGGTGGCGTCCTTGCCCGGCTGCCGTTGCGGCGACGTGCTCAAGGGGCGCATTGCCCCCCCGGCCTGCCCGCTGTTCGGCAAAAAATGCACTCCGGCCACGCCCGTGGGACCCTGCATGGTTTCCACCGAGGGCAGTTGCGCGGCCTACTTCAAATATTCGGAGCATTGATTGATGGACGATTGTCTCTTGCTGGATGCGGGCAGCGGCGGCCGGGCCTCACAACGCCTGGTGGCGCAGTGTTTTCTGCGCCATTTCGCCAACCCTCTGTTGGAACGCCTGGATGACGCGGCCCTGCTGGATGGTCTGCGCGGCCCCCTGGCCATGAGCACGGATTCCTACACCGTGACGCCGCTCTTTTTTCCGGGCGGCAGCATCGGCAGTCTGGCCGTGCACGGCACGGTCAATGACGTGTCCATGCTCGGCGCGCGGCCCCGC is a genomic window containing:
- the hypD gene encoding hydrogenase formation protein HypD, with amino-acid sequence MQLNTAFQDPQLCRGLLQRLERALDGRSMRFMEVCGTHTVAIFQSGLRSLLPASVTHLSGPGCPVCVTHDAEVAAFLDLAGRDRVIVATFGDLLRVPGPGGRSLKHAQAQGARVEIVYSPLDALSLAAANPNDTVVFLGIGFETTAPTVAATLLTARRRKIENFCVLSLHKLVPPALRALLDDASCAVEAFLLPGHVSTILGLQPYGFLASEYHVPGVVGGFEPADILLALCLMAEQLRDKAPAVVNAYPRAVDDTGNPKARALLEQFFQPADALWRGLGRIPQSGLALRPEYADLDAMARLDLRLPEVASLPGCRCGDVLKGRIAPPACPLFGKKCTPATPVGPCMVSTEGSCAAYFKYSEH